In the Balaenoptera acutorostrata chromosome 7, mBalAcu1.1, whole genome shotgun sequence genome, one interval contains:
- the LSM5 gene encoding U6 snRNA-associated Sm-like protein LSm5 produces MAANATTNPSQLLPLELVDKCIGSRIHIVMKSDKEIVGTLLGFDDFVNMVLEDVTEFEITPEGRRITKLDQILLNGNNITMLVPGGEGPEV; encoded by the exons ATGGCGGCTAACGCTACTACCAACCCGTCGCAGCTTCTCCCTCTAG agcTTGTGGACAAGTGTATAGGATCAAGGATTCACATTGTGATGAAGAGTGATAAGGAGATTGTTGGCACACTTCTGGGATTTGATGACTTTGTCA ATATGGTACTGGAAGATGTCACTGAGTT TGAAATCAcaccagaaggaagaagaattactAAATTAGATCAAATTTTGCTAAATGGAAATAACATAACAATG CTGGTTCCTGGAGGAGAAGGACCTGAAGTATGA